GCCATGACGCCGCAGCCGAGCAGCCCGGCCGCCGTCGCGGGGGCCTCCGGGTCGACCTTGGTGCACTGCCCGGAGTGCACGAGCGTCTTGGCCTGGAAGGCGCCGATGCCGAGCGCGTTGCTCAGCGGGGTGCCGTCGGCCAGCGTCATCGGCTGGGAGGCGTTGTGCGTGGCGAAGCAGTACCAGGGGCGGCCCCGGCGGCAGGCGCGGCACTGCCCGCAGACCGCGCGCCAGTTGAGGACGACGAAGTCGCCCTCGGCGACGTTCGTCACGCCCTCGCCGAGCGCGGACACCACGCCGGCGGCCTCGTGCCCGAGCAGGTACGGGAAGTCGTCGCCGATCCCGCCCTCGCGGTAGTGCAGGTCGGTGTGGCAGACCCCGCAGGCCTGGACGTCGACGACGACCTCGCCCGGGCCCGGGTCCGGCACGAGCACCGTCTCCAGCGTCACCGGCTCCCCCTTGGCACGGGTGACGACTCCCTGGACCTCGTACGGCATGCGGTTCTCCCTCGGCTGGCGGCACGGCGCGGGCGCCGCGTGCGGTCTCCCGCATCCTCCCGCACGACCTCCTCCGCGCGCCCCCCGCGACAGGTGCGACGACGAGAGCCGCGGCGGACGACCCGGCCACGGCTCAGCCGGCGCCGGGCCCGACCCCCGGGATCCGGCCGGAGCGGAAGGCGTCGACGAAGAGCTGGTGGTCCTCGCGCACCCGGGCGCCGTGCTCCAGGCCCAGGGCGACGACCTCGGCGACCAGCTCGTCCTCGCGGCCGTCCACCACCGCGACGACGGCGTCCTCGGTCTGGAAGTCGACGAGCGGCGTGGACTCGTCGTCGACGTCGGAGACGCAGTGCACCTTGGCGGTGGCGCGGCCGAGCTGGTCGAGCACCTCGTCGATCTCGTCCGGCTCGGTGAGCTCCGACCAGTCGAGGTCGGCCTCGTACGGCGACAGCTCCCGCACGACGAAGCCGACGCCGTGGTGGCGGCCGCCGTCCATCCGCACCCAGCCGAGCCACGGGTCGGCGTGGGCCTGCAGCGCCCGCTGGCTGACCGCGGTCCGGTGCCCCTGGTGCTCGAACGACCGCTCGGCGTGCGCGTCGGGGAAGGACCGGCTCACCGCGGGCACGGCGCCCTGCTTCATGGTGAGCACCACGTCGTTCTCCAGCGCCTGGGTGTGGCCCTCGACGAGCAGGCGGTAGGCGGGCAGGCCGGCGCTGCCGATGCCGAAGCCCGTGCTGCCGACCACGTCCTTGAGCTCGTAGGTGAGGCTGCCCAGCCGCTTGGAGTCCGGGACGGTGTCGAGGTAGGACCGGTAGCCGGCCTCGACGACCTCCCGCTCCTCGTCGTCCAGCAGCCGGGTGGTGGACGACTGCCGGAAGCGGCGGGCGTAGTCCTCGACGACGGTCATCGAGTCCAGCAGCCCGATCCTGGTCGACAGCTGGGCCCGCTGCAGGGCGCCCTCCACCGCGCCGGTGGCCGTGCCCAGGCGGAGCGACCACTCGTGGTCGCGGTCCTGCTCGGCGAAGGTGCGGACCTGGTCCAGGTAGGCGCGCAGGTAGGTGGTGAGCAGGCGCTCGATGTCGCCGTCGGACAGGGCCTTGGCCCAGCCGAGCACCGCCACGCTGGCCGCGAGGCGCTGCAGGTCCCACGTGAAGTGCCCCAGGTAGGCCTCGTCGAAGTCGTTGACGTCGAACACGAGCGCGCCGTCGCCGTCCATGTACGTGCCGAAGTTCTCC
This genomic stretch from Aquipuribacter hungaricus harbors:
- a CDS encoding DUF2252 domain-containing protein, which translates into the protein MTAPETRTGFIVDTLVDAFADLVEADQTAFRRRFRTMAKDPFSFYRGSACLFFADLEGSEDRWADDRTSRVWIQGDLHAENFGTYMDGDGALVFDVNDFDEAYLGHFTWDLQRLAASVAVLGWAKALSDGDIERLLTTYLRAYLDQVRTFAEQDRDHEWSLRLGTATGAVEGALQRAQLSTRIGLLDSMTVVEDYARRFRQSSTTRLLDDEEREVVEAGYRSYLDTVPDSKRLGSLTYELKDVVGSTGFGIGSAGLPAYRLLVEGHTQALENDVVLTMKQGAVPAVSRSFPDAHAERSFEHQGHRTAVSQRALQAHADPWLGWVRMDGGRHHGVGFVVRELSPYEADLDWSELTEPDEIDEVLDQLGRATAKVHCVSDVDDESTPLVDFQTEDAVVAVVDGREDELVAEVVALGLEHGARVREDHQLFVDAFRSGRIPGVGPGAG